CGCCTCCAGCATAGGCGGGGCGGGGGCGAGCGGATAGATGATGTCCGTTCCCCCCGGGTCGGACTTGAGCCAGATCGCCATGAGGCCGATCGCGGAGAAGCGCAGAGCCCTTGCCTCGTACGATCCTTTACTCACGGAGGGGAGGGTCGCAACCTGCGTGAAGCCTTTGGAAGTGGCTTCTACGAAGGGCCCGTAGTTCAAGTTAGCAAGCAGCGATGCCTTTCCTGAGGCGTCGGTGTGTACTTCGGCTGCTGCCACCGAAGCGCCGGTGGCGGCTACGTAATAGCGGAACCCAGTGGCATGGGCGGTTTCCAATCCTCCTCCTTTTGCGATCTCGTCAGCGTGGAGGTCGTAGATAGCGTGCGGCGGCGTAACGGTCAGTGCGCTGAAATTTAAGGCGCGAAGGGCCGGAGGCTTGTTCTCCCGGACAGCGAGACGGTCCAGGCCAGCGCGGACCGTCTCGGAGCCGTTCTGAGGTTCGGTTGCGAATCGAATTGCCATGATGTCCTCCCTGAAAGTCTAGTGGGTTAGATAGCTGTTTCCCCAGTTGGCCCCGCCGTTGTAGGAGTGGGGGAAGGTTCCAAAGTCCTGCGTCGAGTGTCCGTAGATGGGGTCCTGGAGATCGATCGTAGGATAGTCTGGGCTGGTGACGTCATATCCGTCGATCGCCGGGTTATGACCACCACCGCCGTACCAGTAGACGGCGATGGAGATGGGATGGGACGCGTTGATCTCCCGCATCACTGCAGCAAGTGACAGGGACCCTCCAGTCGTCGTGTTGAGATGTCCTGTGATGGTGAGCGCCTTATCCGGATACCAGGGTTGGTTGCAGGACGTGCTGCTGCCGTTGGTGCAGCATGTGGTTTGGTTATAGGCCTTGTTGACGAGGGTGCACTGCGTCCACGTCGATGCCGCGTTGTAGTACTTGGTGATACTGCAAGTCGTCGCGGACCAGCACCACTCGGACTCCACCTGATGCTGCTCGACGAGAGCGAGCGTCCGGGAGTCACCGACAGCGGCCAGATTGAAGACGCCGCCGAGCGGCTCCCAACCTGTCGCCGATGGCCCCCACGCGCTGCCGTTCCAATACTTGTGATACATCTGGTTGTCGGTGCCAAGGCCAAAGATATCCAAGCGATTGGCAGCCCACGCAGTGACTGCGGGGGCGCTGTTGAAGACACCACCGAGTGCTTCCCAGCCGGTTATGGAAGGATGCCATGCGGTTCCGTCCCAGGCCTTGTGGAACATTTGGTTGTCGGTGCCGAGGCCGAAGAGGTCGAGACGGTTATGCGCCCAGGCGACTACGGCAGGAGGACTGTCGAAGACCCCACCGAATGCCGTCCACCCCGTTACGGAAGGCGACCAGGCATTGACGTTCCATGCCTTGTGGTACATCTGGTTGTCTGTGCCCAGACCGAAGAGGTCGATGCGATTGGGTCCCCAGCAGACGGCGGCAGGAGGACTATCGAAGACGCCGCCCAGCGCCTCCCAACCGGTGACCGACGGACCCCATGAGCTTCCGTTCCAGTACTTGTGATACATCTGATTGTCCGTACCGAGGCCGAAGAGGTCGAGACGGTTGGGACCCCAGGACACTACGGCAGGGGGAGTGTTGAAGATGCCGCCAAGCGCCTCCCAGCCTGTGACCGAAGGCCCCCAAGCAGTACCATTCCAATACTTGTGGTACATCTGGTTGTCCGTGCCGAGTCCAAAGAGATCGATGCGGTTGGCACCCCAGCAGACCGCTACAGGCCGGCTATTGAAGACGCCACCGAACGGCGTCCATCCTGTCGGCGAAGGCGACCAGGCGTTGACGTTCCAGGCCTTGTGGTACATCTGATTATCGGTACCGAGGCCGAAAAGATCGAGACGATTCGGCCCCCAACTAACGGCCTCTGGAGCACTGTTGAAGATGCCGCCGAGTGCCTCCCAGCCGGTAGGCGACGGACCCCAGGCGCTGCCGTTCCAATACTTGTGAAACATCTCGTTATTGGTGCCAAGGCCAAAAATATCGAGGCGATTGGCACTCCAGGATACCGCTGAGATTGCGATGGGCTTCATGTTTCTCTCCTCTGCGCGCCGCGCGTAACTCAGTTGCCGCTGGCGTCTTCTAGCTCTGAATCGGGGCCGTTGTTCGGGGAAGGACCGTCTATCTGGGCCGGTTTGCGCAACCGCGGGCGAGGCGGTTCACGAACGCAGCAACAATACACCCGCATCTTGCGATTTTGTTGCTGAAAGCTGAATTTCCAAGAGGACAATAGGCGACGGTGCTCCAGACGCAGTCCTTTCCCGGCATGCACCGTGTTCTTCCTGAGGACACTGGTATTCGACTATGGTTAGGACAACCGTCCGCCTCTGTCCGTTCGGGTGGCAGGGGATGAAAATTAGAAATGAGTCAATTCCTGACAGAAGGCACCCGAGACCTAACCAGGGGAGTGCTCCTGGCACTCGGGGGCGGATATCTGGATGGTTATACCTATCTCGATCACGGTCGGGTCTTCGCCAACTCGATGACGGGGAACGTCGTCCTGCTCGGCATCAACTGCCTCGAGCCATCCTGGAGGCAAGGGCTACGCCACCTTCCGCCGATTGTCATGTTCATGCTTGGCATATCCGCCGCACGCATCTTGATGGTGCCGCGAATTTCAGCCGTCGTTCGGAAGCCCGCCTTGCTCGTACTGACAATTGAGATGGCAACGCTCGCTGTTCTTAGCTTTCTCCGAAACACAACGCCAGATATCTGGTTCACCATGAGCATTGCTTTCGTGGCGTCCATGCAGGTTGAAATCTTCAACAAAATTCACGGCAACACCTACAACTCAACCTTCACGACCGGGAATTTGCGAACCCTGAGCGAGGGAGTTACCGATTGGCTCTTTCGTGGGGAAAGAAAAGACGCAGGACTTCGCATCATCGACTTTTCGCTGATCTGTGTCACTTTTGCTTTCGGAGCTATTCTTGCCGGTCTGCTGGCAAAACGGATGGGAAACCGTGCGCTCTGGGTAGAGATCTTGCTTTTAACTTGCGTCGTCATTCTGACTGAAATTTCCCCACACAGCGCAGGAAGCGTGCAGAGAAGTCGAAACAGGGTCGAGGAGA
This genomic stretch from Terriglobus saanensis SP1PR4 harbors:
- a CDS encoding YoaK family protein, yielding MSQFLTEGTRDLTRGVLLALGGGYLDGYTYLDHGRVFANSMTGNVVLLGINCLEPSWRQGLRHLPPIVMFMLGISAARILMVPRISAVVRKPALLVLTIEMATLAVLSFLRNTTPDIWFTMSIAFVASMQVEIFNKIHGNTYNSTFTTGNLRTLSEGVTDWLFRGERKDAGLRIIDFSLICVTFAFGAILAGLLAKRMGNRALWVEILLLTCVVILTEISPHSAGSVQRSRNRVEEKM
- a CDS encoding papain-like cysteine protease family protein, producing MKPIAISAVSWSANRLDIFGLGTNNEMFHKYWNGSAWGPSPTGWEALGGIFNSAPEAVSWGPNRLDLFGLGTDNQMYHKAWNVNAWSPSPTGWTPFGGVFNSRPVAVCWGANRIDLFGLGTDNQMYHKYWNGTAWGPSVTGWEALGGIFNTPPAVVSWGPNRLDLFGLGTDNQMYHKYWNGSSWGPSVTGWEALGGVFDSPPAAVCWGPNRIDLFGLGTDNQMYHKAWNVNAWSPSVTGWTAFGGVFDSPPAVVAWAHNRLDLFGLGTDNQMFHKAWDGTAWHPSITGWEALGGVFNSAPAVTAWAANRLDIFGLGTDNQMYHKYWNGSAWGPSATGWEPLGGVFNLAAVGDSRTLALVEQHQVESEWCWSATTCSITKYYNAASTWTQCTLVNKAYNQTTCCTNGSSTSCNQPWYPDKALTITGHLNTTTGGSLSLAAVMREINASHPISIAVYWYGGGGHNPAIDGYDVTSPDYPTIDLQDPIYGHSTQDFGTFPHSYNGGANWGNSYLTH